The Primulina huaijiensis isolate GDHJ02 chromosome 10, ASM1229523v2, whole genome shotgun sequence region ACTCAGAAAATCCTCGCGAGAATCACAactccatatatatatacacacactttgaaataaaatttacatcagCAGAAAGTTTACTAGGTCTTGATTTTGAAAGTATCCATGTCATCTGCAGCAATCTTGGGATGGAATATATAGATATGTTCTTGGTGCATTGGCCTGTGAGATTGAAGCCATGGGTTTTTAACCCTTTGCCAAATGAAGAAGATTTCGAGCAACTAGACCTTGAGACAACATGGGAAGGAATGGAAAGATGTCTGGAATTGGGTTTGTGCAGAGGAATTGGTGTAAGCAATTTCTCTTGCACAAAGATTGAGAGGCTCTTGGATTATGCATCTATCATTCCTGCTGTCAATCAGGTATCTTTATGTGTCCATCTCCATTGTTACTTTTTTAGAAACAAACACATCATCTAAACATCGAATGCAAGCacgataaaatatatttatccatTGGATCAAAAGAGAAACAATGATGTACAAACGGTACTTTAAAAAGGAACTATTGAACATGGATAGTGTAATAAGCTTTTTCTACAAGTGATTAACTAGGAAAAGATTCAAAAGACGGTTAGAGGAAAAGTTAATGGTGAGGAAATCTGAGAAAGTTGATTTGATACAGGTGGAAATGCATCCTATGTGGAGGCAAAATAAACTGAGGGCATTTTGCAAGGATTACAATTTTCATGTAAGTGCATATTCAGCCCTTGGTGGACCAGGCAATTATTGGGGTTCCACAGCAGTGGTTCAAAATCCCATTATTCAATCCATTGCTCTTAAACACAATGCGACCCCAGCTCAGGTGAGCCTTGAATTGGGAAAGTGCTTGCGATACATTCACTCCATGTTGTATGTAAAACCTACAAAAAGCATGCACCGGCCTATACAAGAATGATTCGTATCTCCCTAGCATGTCTTTTGCGATTTTCTCAAGCATCCATGTATGTTAAATAACTGAAAAAATACAATTTGACTGACCTGGAAAACTCCCTAGTGTGCTTGTAGGTACCTAAAGCAACATGCAAAGCCAGTACAGGCGCATGAGAGGGATTTTTATTTACATCGAGTGCAACAGTTTTTGTGTCTGCGTTAACAGTTAAAAGTGAATTTGTGTAAATATCCCTTTTTTATCCAACTTAGAAATTTCCCTCCTTAACTCTGCACAGACACATTCCTTCATGAAAAATCACAATGAAGTTGGATAAGGTACATCACTTCAGCCAAAGGTAacatgttctttttttttttcttgaaggtTGCTTTAAGATGGGGATTGTCCAAGGGGGCAAGCGTAATCGTGAAGAGTTTCAACAAAGAAAGGTTGAAGGAGAATATAGGAGCCCTCAATATCGAACTAGAAGACGATGATTTACTTGAAATTAAGCAGATAGAGCAATGGAAAATAATGAGGGGGGAGTATTATGTCAATCGAACAACAAGCCCTTACAGGACCATCCAAGATTTATGGGATGGTGAAATTTGATCGTCTTACTAAAACGTTTGCTGTACTCTTGCAGCAAATAAACGAGTGCCCCTCACTATCAGCTCCTCACAATCTGAAAAATTCTTACGCAGATCGTGTATCGCATCTTATGTTAGATCTACTGGTCTACATTACGCAGCATCGACTATTTTTCTATAATCTTGTTGAATTGTCGAATTTGATCAAATTTAAAACGTAAAGTTTTGAGTTATAAACGACAAAGCAGGCATAAAAACTTGAGAAACAATGTACAAACACCACATTTAAGACATTGATGACATCAAGAACTTTGATTTTTTACAACTCTGCGTATATGATTTACAATTACATAAATAGAACAACACGACCGCAACCAAGCTGCCAACGGCAAGATCCTTGTATAAACAGTGTACCAGAGGTTTATGCAATAAATATGTTTAATGGACAGCTTTAGAAGCGTGACAGCACACAAGTAGTACACCGTTCGTTACCGGCTGTGGTGGTGAACTGGGAGATTAAAATCGTCCGTGTTCAGTAGTTCAATTCAATCAAGCCATCAACATTAAAACCAAGACCTCAATCCTCCACCTAAACTTGTGTCATCAAGTTACAGCCGGCTTGGAGCATAGCCACCATTTCTCTTTTGCTGATCCATTTACAGTATTGCAATGCTGGCAATTGTAGTGCTGATAAACAGAAGTTATCGCATAAAAATAAGATACTAAGCACTAATTTGTATTCCTGCTTCGGTCAAGTCAAAGCAGAAGGAAAAACCCTAATTGCAACATTCCCATATTATATGAAATCATTTATTTCTAACTAGTCTAGATCTTGCTTTCTTTTAAATGGTTTATGAACGTAAGTGCCCGTTAAGAAGGATTTaccataataatataaaatcattATTTTCCAACCCTTTCAATGTTTCTCAAAATTTATGGTTCTTCCTCCTATTAAATGGAATTGACAGATATGAAAAGGGATGAAAGAGGCTTTGAGGAGTATTTTTGAAACTAAGCAACCAATGATTTTTACTAACGACAAAGCAAAACTTCATGGGGGGGAGAAAAGTTGGAAGCCTAAATTGTCACTCAAAAGAAAGTGGAGCAGTAAAATTTAAATCTATCCCGATCAAATGTCTCACAAATTCCATGCATAAAGTACGTACATTGATGTTTGGACCATCCACCCCACTGACCTGGGTAACATGTTATACAACTATACATTTTGTAACAGACATCAACAGGACAGATCCACTCGTGGAAACACTAATTTTTGCATATAATAAAGAGAAGGCATGAAAAAAAACCTCGAGTCGACTGACCTAATATTCCACTGTCTGACCACGACTCCCACTGGGAGATGGTATACCTTGCTCGATACACTGATGTAAAAAAGGAAACATATTGATCAGAATGGTTTGATTTACCATGCCAAGTAAATTATAGATATACATGTGAATAGAATTTGGGCTTCCACTCTTTTCAGGGTTGTTATTTTGGAACTTGAGTCGTACAATTGATTGGTATTGCATAAAAAACATAATGGTTTCCCATACAAGAGTCCTCTGCCCAGTTTTCATTTAATCTAAGTATAATATGATAGCGAACTACCATAGCAAATTAGCAATGGCGATGTTCTTCAAATATAGAGAGATATTCAATAACCTGAAGAAGATAAATTATGTAGCCAATCCAGTGTTTGAGGGAAGGTTGTCGCTGATATGTTGACAACTGTTAAGCCCTGCTCAAATTAAACACTGTGACCATTAAAACCTATTTTGCAAGataaaatagtaagatataaccCCACAATGTGGTTTGTCTAATAAAATAACTTGCTCAATCGAGACCATATTCTGGAATTCCATTTTACTTTTGCAAAACTTGTGATTCATTTTTCTTTATGTTGTGGATAGGACATAGGAGTTGCAGTTGTACCATATTgtggaatttttttttgctttttcaAAATCTGTTTCGTTTTCTATATGGCTGATATAGCAGTTGCTTTCTGATTTATGATTATCAGGATTAATGTGGGATAACAGAATAACTTGCCAACTTTCAATCTCTTATGTCTTGAAACTAAAGGATATTTATTTGACCAGCAATTGTTTGGCAAATTTCTTTCACTACTTCGGAAAAAGTACTATAAATTAAGGAGTACCCTGGGTATCTCTACAGCCAGATAGCGTCTGAATACCTTCAAAAACTTAACTTTGTATTGCATTCTCATTAAGATGTATATTTTTGCGTCGCCTACAAACATACATACCTGCGACTTAAATGAACAGAGATAATCCTGGAGTGTTTTTAAGTTGCTAGTTAGTGTACTCTTGTCCTGGAAAAGATTGGAGAAGGTTTATGTGTCAaagatttatttgttatttgtgACTAATATAGATGACGACCAGGAATCTAATCAAACACTTTCTTGCAcagtatataaattaaaaaaaaatccaaacctACAAGATTTATGAACCTGCAAGCACTTACTACGCTATCAATAGATACAAACCAGCAAACAATGTGTTATCACATGGATAAACGTATGGtaggaaaaagtaaaaatacgCCTGTTCCCATAACTCCAAAGATAATTTTCATCAATCACGATATAGGATCATAATGTTCCTCACAATTTCTCTCTACATTGAACGACATTACAAAGCTCAATATCATCAGAGAATCAACATCAACGAGGGGATAAAATTCATGACATCACCGCCAAAAGTTATAGTTCAGGTGAAACAAGATAGTTTCAATTGTTTTTCTATAAAAATGATCAGCAAATTAATCTACAGGAGGAACAGTTATTCATCTTCATAAAGTCTGCGAATGGAACCAAACTCTGTGCCAGAGTAAGTTTAAGTTTTCAGGAAAACCTGAATGGGATATTTTTCAATGCTCCGAGTAGATATCCACTCCTCTAGCAATGCCTGagagaaatcaagaaaagtaCGATGCTGAGAAGACAGAAAAATTAGAGCAATAGTAACAAAGACGGAATCCATCAAACCATATTCCGAGCTGATTATTTGAACAGGGTTCTATAACTCAATATCAAAAGTTTCCCATCTCAAGGTCACTAATAATTTTCCAATATTCGACACCAAATTCGTGTTCCATATCAACTTCACCTTCAATGGTTATTTTTACTTCTAAATTCACAAGATCTCCAACAAAAGTCTGTCAACTTTTACACTGGGTCTACACATGTAGCACATCTGAACTAATCAAGGGTTTATGGTACTAAGTTTGTTGAGCAAGAGGAGCAGGTAACCTTTTGAGCTTAAAAGGACTTGGGCTTTTCACTTTGCTCGTAAGGACAACACTTAAACGAGAAGCCACATTCAACAGACCTTGTGATCAAATTCAGCCATCTTTAGAATTATGGGGATAATTATGGGTTCAGCACCAGCCTTGTCTTTTTTATTAGGAAGAGCCTCAATTGCATCAGATGCTTTCACAGTTCCACCTGAAAGAAATAGATAAAATTTATATGCAAACTTCTAATCTGGTcaagataaatttttaaaagaagaaaaatgatattcaaGAGAGTCTAATTCAGTAATATTATACAGCAGAGCAGGAAATAAACAGAGTTTTCACCAACATCATTGGGAGTGTTAGCACTTATATCCGCAGATTTTAGAGCACCTGAAACCATATCCATGGCAGACACTCTTTCCCCTGAGCTACCGACCTGGGGACATgaatttttttcgggttgacGACCACATGGATCACTATGATTATTCTGAGCTGGGATTccatttttacttttttctgaACCTTTCTCTTTGCCTATTGCTGGAGACGCTGCTGGTGATTTATTTTCATCATCCATTAAGTATATGCTAGGATCCAAATGTATTCCCTGCCATTGTCAGAAATAACTCAATATATCAGCATGAGCGCAAAAAATATATGTTCGATTCCACTGCATACACATTACACATGCATGCCATCCATTACCACCACCTTTATTTCTTCTTTACCTAGTGATCCACACATAATGGCTGAACTCTTAATTATCATGATGTTGAGAATGGAATTAAAACGTTCAACTACGAGCATATTCACATTTTCTTCTTTCTAGTAATTACTCTTGCTTTTTCACCCTCTATATTGATTTCTATAAACACAACAATATTGATTCTACTCTCACTCTAATGATAGTTTCTACAACTTCTTTTTCCCTGAACAAAATCTTTCTCGAGTACCTTTCCCATTTCTTTCAGATATATGCTACTTATTCTAACAAATAATGAACAAAATTAAAGATCAAAGCAGAAATATGCCAAGACAATCGAAATTTTTTCCCACCCAAAATTGCAGTTATCAAGGCTGCTCTTTGCTTCAGACTCTGCAGAGTGGGTTGTGGCCTGTTTACCCTCAGTTCTAAATTTGTCAAAGTTCTTCCACCTCGGTAACTGTGCTTCTCTTTTGTTTGGTATACCTTAAGCGATATTTGGACCATATAGCATCTGTATTACTTGTATTCTACCACATTTATTTTCATGGGTTAATGCAATGGACCTTCGCTACTTCCTTTACAATGGAGTTCAACTAACACACCACGAACATAACCAAATAAGTAAATCCAGCATGGTAGTATCTTTTGAAGAATCAAACCTCGATTATGATTGGCTTTCCATCCTTCATTGCTTTCTTTAAATCACCAGCCAAACCTACAAGTAATACCAATTAATATACCTGTCATAATTCTTGTAATTCTAGAGAGCAATCTAAGAAAAGCTACGCAGTACCTTTACAAACAATCCGGCATTCTCTACAAAATTCAGTTATTAGTTCCTCAGATGAACCAAAGTCTCGTGCCCATACAGGGGAAGACATTAATGGTGCACTGAGATAAATTTATAGACGAATCAGTGATTTAGTATCACCCAGGATTGCACAAGATTTTTCGACAATTTAATAGTTGGTAGCACCATGAATAGAGAGATTCCTAATGACAATAGATTTTGAAGGGCGAGAGGAAGCAAGCAACAACTATTTGTCCAACAGGATATGACAAATCAACCTTCAAACAAGGTTCAACGGCAGAAGAAAAAAGATATATACAAACTCACTCATAAAGGTCAGAATTATTGTTATTTAACGGATATTTGATGATTATGTATGTCATAAAATAGAGCATTGTAAACATAATCTCACAGTTTCAAAATGAAGTAACTTAGCCGCTTAAGTTGTAACAGCTCttgtaagtttttcataaatataTGTAGTACATTAAGCGAGAGAATGAGTCAACATTTATCCAAGGAAGACAAGTCAAAACACTAATCATAAAATCACTCAGGTGCGGATTTGAATATAAATTGTCAGACAgtgatgaaaagaaaaatccGTGCATTAAAACAGTCACCTACTCTGTTGCTGTCCATAGTAACTCATACACCATGTCTGTCTGTGCCATTAACAAAATATACTAAAATCAGTACGAGAAtggaaaagttaaaaaaatgaaGTGCTGGAATCACTCTTCAAGAAAGATGCAAGCAATTATACAGAAGAGAAATCACCTGCAAAACATTTGGCAGGTTCAGTCTTTGGGCAAGCTGAGTGGCAATGGTAGACTTTCCAACGCATGCGGTACCACATACAAGGATAACCAGTGGCACTCTTTGATGGTGAAATCTAAGCATAAAGAGAATGAAGAGAGTAACAAAAAGAAGTTTCAGAAGTTCATTTTCTCTAATCGATTCAGGAGAAAGTAACCCAAGATCTCGAAGCTTTCAAAATATAATCAGAAGAGAGTCATATCACTAGATCGATAACAATCAGACAAAAACTTGCCTTGTCATCATTTTATATCTGTTTATGTACTCTTGACCATAACCTCAACGCTCCATAAGCTGAAGGTCGCAAAGACAATAGgaaattttcttcatcaaagAGAAACAAATGACAAAAAATGGAAATGTGAAACAGGCTTGAAGTGAAGCTATATGATTCCAAGTGGTACCACAGGGTACAGGCTAGATATTTCTATGCCCAAAGagtatattttttcaattacTCATCATACAGAAGGTGGAACAATTATCAAAAAGGGCCCTTCTTTTTGCTCATAATATTtgccaaaataaaatataaccacCACATTTAAAAGcgtgatataaataaataaagcacATATTGAAGGAGAAAATACTCAAGCAACATCCAGGAAATGGTTGTAGTTTGTCATAATATAAATGTCTTTAATGCATTTAACAAACTTTCATTCAATACAACGAAACTGGAAAAACaatcagaaaagaaaaaaacagaGTACCTTAAATAAATTAGCTTCCAGGTCCGACTGTGATCTGCAAAATCAATGAAACAACACTAACCAGCAAACATTCCTCACAAACTGTAACTAAGAAGATCAAATAAAAAACAGCACGCACATACACGTCGAGAAGGCTGTTGTCTACAAGAAGCTTTTTCAGCTCGAGGGTAATCTTAATAGCCACATGATTTGGTATCTATAATCAGGACAGAAAAAAAACACGGACAACCATCAACAAAACCAAGCGTAGAAGAAAAAAAACCAATATCAAATCCAGAACAGAAATGCAGAAAGCAGGAATTTGACGGCGATATCATACCTTAGTAACAGTCAACATTCTGCTGAGCAAAAGTCGAGAGAGCACGTAATAGTGATCGGCATTATCACCCAACCACACCTTAACCTAAAAAAACATcgataaataaaaacaattaactaAAAACACACAAATTCGGGAAATACACATTCGATTAAAACCCCAGACCTTCACAAAATCGTATTTCGAAGACGCGTTGCGAGTGGAGAACGGCAGAACTTCGGGCGGTTCTATATCTTTCCGATGCTCCAAATCTTCTCCTTCCTCTTTCCGGTGATTCTCCGACCTAGGATTTGCTATTACCACTCCTTTTTGTTTCTTCATTTCAATTTCGGAGCTCAGTTAACGCATTCTCTGTAATCGGATTGCATGTAGGAATTGTGAGCGAATGGAGAATGTCATAATATAAAATCATACCATGTTCGTTACATCTGTTtattacatttatttattttatttatttatttataattttgattattaatattatttacaaTTTCTTGATGGCCACCTGCTTGGAAACTCTAGCACAtatttttgggacattttttcattaatttggaGAGCTTTTATCAGCTAGGGAGAGCCTCCGTATGCCAAAAGAAAAACTGGAGTCGAGGAAACTtgaaaaattcgatattttcgTACAGCGTGTCTTATGTTATTCATCTATTCTAGTATTTTTAgtttaaaactttattttaattattgtttgaatattttattatgaCTTTAGTAgctaactttttattttttgggatttaaggggatcatACCTTGAGacgttgttttatttaattaaacatccgacttttgatttatacatgattgtgttattgtttttcttggaaTTATTGAAATCTAGATAACTTTTATCGTATTTTATATTGTGAATGAAATTGAAAGAATAGTTTGTGCTATGAACTAGTAAAACAATATATGGATTTATAATTTGCATATACATATGAAATTGAATGCACGTTGATAGTCACTGTCCAAAATATCGAAAGTTGGAGGATTCCAAGAATCATGTATGCAACTCaactttgataaataattaaagaaaatttaattatttcatcgTGTCAAGTTAGTTTAACATATCTTGAAAATGTACGTTAATAATTTAGAGAATCATGTCAAAAGCTTGAACAAAAGTCGagtttaattatatgaattaataAGCGATATGCGAACTGATATTCCCAATAAATTCCTTTCAAATTGATTCTtagcatttattttaaattaatttgtttcatttactCTTTTTGTGAGGTCCATTTACTCTAATGAATTAATTTATAcgaattatatttttctttgaaactAGGATAAATCACAATTCAATTTATCATGTACACTATACtaaatattgatttatgaaaataacaATTGTCTGATACAATATCAGTGGGATGATACACGTACTTCGTACactatattataatttgacTCATGTACTTATTATTTATTCGAGCATAAAaggtttaattttatttgaggATTTGAAGTGCAAGAAAAACTAGCACAATTTTAAATAGGGGTGGGATAGGGTCGGGACCCATTCTGTAAACCTCTACCCAATTTTCATTCCAATAAGAATTGGAATTTTTCCTCCCGATCTCGTACTCGACAATATCGAGACCTGAATATTTGTGATCCCGAGTCGGGTAATGATAAGATATCATGAAAGTTCGGAATCTCGTAGGGAGATAATAAACAGATAAATATAGTTGTGATAATAACAATGTGTTCCTTTCACTCTTCTAAGTTAAGGTTGAACGAGAgaaaatgacaataaactcacttttattttgtataattttatttgaattataaattttgtgtgTGTTCATACACAGCCCAGGCACAACGACGCATATCAGGGGCGTGCTCTACCACTGAGATAATAGTCCGTCGTAGAgaccattttttttctttgttggaATCCCCTTTTCCCATTTTAAGGAATTGGTTAATCAAGGAAAGAGCCTCTTTTGGGCCGGTTGGCATCGTGGCATAACCGTCGAGGTGAAGTCGATTTCAATGCTattctcttttttgtttttctgaGTTTATCTAATTTCTCGTGAAAGGTAAAATAATGAACCTTCATATACCTAGTTGAAGAAATTTTTACTCATCAATTTGAATTTTTCCCGGGACTTACCTCTAGGTAAAGCCCTCAAGGTCGACCCCGATCTATAGGAACCAGGCTATCGCGAAAATTCCCAGCTTTATTAACATTTTCCGGGTTTTCCAAGCCAAGTCCGAAAGCTGCGATTTCTTTATTTGGATGAccattttgttatatattaatatatttacatataataatattagaagtaaattaaataataatgaaacgattttaaaatttaaatttgaattgcAGAGATGCATTGTGAGAGGTTGCATCTTACTCATTTGGATGTGTCTTTTGGCTTTTTGTGAATCATTACAATCtttcataattaatattttaaattacatcTTCTTTGTATAAATACAAGAACGTTCTTCACAGAATAGAATTGATATATACATTCAACTTTGATACAGACTTGAAAGACTCTTGCTCTGAAAATTCGAGGGAGTGCAAACTTCGAATTGTGGTGATTATAGGTTTTGTATCCTGGAAGGTTAATTCTTTGTGAACCATTTGCACCTTTTGTGGGAGGAATTAATACCTTTAAAGATAGCATCAAATTTGATGTGCCTAACCTATATACAAATTTCATTGCCCGCTtgatttttcataaatatttacacAACACATTTAACTTAAGCCTTAAAATCGTCATATATGAATGAACCCATTTTAAATACGTTAGCCAATTTTATATAGGCTTCGActtgatattattttatttgaaattacaaTCTTTCAAATTAAtgtgttaataatattataataatttttataaaatatttaaaaaattactaaaatatttgGGTCGGATGAGGATCTTGTCCGGATGATATTAGTATCCCGATTCTCTCCCAACATTGATTGTAAGCGAAAATCTCGAAAACTTGGGTTGAAAAAAATGCGGGTCGGGATTTTTTCGGGATGAGCATGGGACGGGGTTCGGGTTTGGTCTAGATTTTCGAGTTTTTATCCAGCCCTAGTTTTAAATAACTG contains the following coding sequences:
- the LOC140986444 gene encoding (1S)-1,7-diacetoxy-luvungin A aldo-keto reductase-like; its protein translation is MGYCHFDTAQIYGSEPALGNALNKAISNGLVEREDLFVTSKLWGSNHHDPVSAIEQTLNNLGMEYIDMFLVHWPVRLKPWVFNPLPNEEDFEQLDLETTWEGMERCLELGLCRGIGVSNFSCTKIERLLDYASIIPAVNQVEMHPMWRQNKLRAFCKDYNFHVSAYSALGGPGNYWGSTAVVQNPIIQSIALKHNATPAQVALRWGLSKGASVIVKSFNKERLKENIGALNIELEDDDLLEIKQIEQWKIMRGEYYVNRTTSPYRTIQDLWDGEI